In the Bos mutus isolate GX-2022 chromosome 10, NWIPB_WYAK_1.1, whole genome shotgun sequence genome, GAAGACAGGGGGAAGCCACAGGTGCAGTACCCCCCATCTGCGAGGTAAGGCAGCGCACAGCTCTGGCCAAGCCGCGTTGTGACTCTAGGCCTCATCTTCCTCCTCAGTAAAACAAAGACCTCCTTTTGCAAGTGCCGCTTACCCATGCTCCAGCTCAGCATCAGCCAAACGTGTCTGATTCCTACCCAGCAGTCCTTAATCACGCTGGGTAACCCTTAGTCAACTGAAACTTTGGGATTGATTAAAGAGATGCCTTTCCCAAATATGCTACCTCCCTGAGAATGGCACCAAGATCCATTTACCTTGCCAAGCCCTGCTCTATGCCATTATACTTTCTCTCTTGTagtatttcttttctcctcccaaTAATCCGGCAAGCAGATATCATTTTTGCCATTCTGCAGTTGAGGAAATGAGGTTCCAGGAGAACCTTGTTGGAGGCCACATAGCTGGTAATTGTTTGAAGCAAGTTTTGAACCTGGGCCTGACTCTAAAGCCCTCCTCCTCATCATTGCCCTCTTCTCTCTACCAAATGAAAAGATTAGAGTGCAAAGTGGAAAACTCTTAGATCAATTCTAAGAAGAGACTTCCTTCCTAGGGCTGCCAGGTTGGCCTGTGGGAAGGAGAGAGGCTGAGTTGAGAAAAGCGCAGGCAGTTTTTGTAGGCAGATGACTAGAAGCAATCaatcatctgcctacaatgcaggagacccgggttcgattcctgggtcaggaagatcccctggtgaaggaaatggcaacccactccagtattcttgcctggagaatcccatggacagaggagcctggcgggctacagtccgtggggtcacaagagtcagacatgacttagcgactaaaaccacCAGCCACCAAACCAGAGGCCTATGGGGCTGTGATGTGAGGCTGATAAACTAGGTGTGACCTGATGGAAGTGGGGGGAAAGGCAGAGGATCTTGGAGGAGCTGGGCGTCCTGGCCGTCCCATCCTCCACGCATACAGCTGCTCTGTCCCCCAGGTGTGGCTCCGTGAGGCGCTGCAGCTCCTGGGTTACCCTGCCCTCCCGTACTCCCAAGGCTCAGCCGCAGCCACCGTCCagctccaggcctccctcccaGCAAAGAAGCATCAGCTCCTGGGTGTCGTCCATCACCGTCCCTCAGCCGTTCCGCATGACGCTGCGCGAGGCCAGGAAGAAGGCGCAGTGGCTGGCCTCCCCGGCCTCCTTTGAGCCCGAGAGGCGGCAGGCCGAGAAGCAGGGCCGGGAGGAGGCCGAGTGCCACCGGCAGTTCCGGGCCCAGCCCGTGCCTGCCCACGTCTACCTGCCCCTCTACCAGGAGGTCATGGAGCGCAATGAGGCGCGCAGGCAGGCAGGGATCCAGAAGAGGAAGGAGCTGCTCCTCTCTTCCTTGAAGCCCTtcagcttcctggagaaggaggagCGGAGAAAGCAAGCTGCTTTGCAGAGGGAcctggccgccgccgccgccgctacAGCCAAAGTCCCCAAGCAGAAGGCCACCAGGAGGATCCCCAAGTCCATTCTGGAGCCAGCCCTCGGGGACAAACTCCAGGGTAAAGACATCCTTAACCTCCCGGCCCCCTCCCACCCGGAGGTGCTGAGTGGGTGCTGTGGAGGAGTGAGTTGGGCTCAGGGGTCAGCCTGGCCATGGAGATGGGCTGTTCGGGGGTGGCCCCATCAGAGACCTTGCTCAGTGCAGGCCCAGGCCATAGGTAGGGTTGGGTCGGCCGGTACAATAGGGGCACCTGGTTGGCAGAGGGGTAGGAGGCCCCAGGTTCATTCTGATGACCTCGTCTGTCTCAGTAAGTGGATGCCAAAACCTCTGTTGGCAGCACAGGCACCGGAGCAGAGAGCCACTGAGATGTCTGGGGACCAGCCTAGGCCAGTACCACTGCTAGCCAGCTGCCCCCAAGGAaaggccccctcccacctcctgtgAGGTACTTATTTCAAGAAGCAAAGCTTCTTGACTCTGGCTTTATTCGCTCCTTCAGTAACACATGCCACACCCCAGGTGTGAAGAAACAGATGTGGAGTTTGTGGAcaagggagggaggcagacaaATCATTACAAATGTGACGAGTCACTTGAAGGGGATAAAGGGGGAAGCCTGGGGGAGCCTGTGGAACATGTAACAGAGGGACCTGACTTAGAGTGTGGTGAGGCGTGGGAACAGTGAGGGAAGGTCCCCAGAGAAAAGTGAGCGTGGGGACTGACCCTGAAGGAGGAGCCGTGGGGGGGAattagaagaaaagcaatgaagagTGTATCAGGAAGAAATAGTAGCACTGAAGGTAGAAAGCTGAGCGCATTCAAGGCATGGAAAGGtagaggggaaagagaaagaagaggggtGGGACAGACAGGCACAGGCTAGGCCTGGGGCCTTGCAGGCCACGGGAGGGAGTTTGGCCTTCATCTCAAGGGCAGCAGGGAGATACTGAAGgggttgggttttgttttgtttttcagactttatttatttatttggctgtgcagggtcttcgttgcggcatgtgggatctagttccgcGACCTAGATCTGTTAtctggattgaacctgggcctcctgcattgggagcgtggaggcTTAGTCATTGGGGTAGTCTCCACTGAAGAGTTTTAGGGTGGCTCGTGGTCAGATACACAGTTCAGAAATCTCACTCTGCTCTGGGGATAATAAAGGGGGATGGGCGAGCCCAGTGGGATTGTGATCTACAGAAGCCTATATCAGTGACTCGAGAAATTATGAAGCAGAGAGGACGAAAAGAGGCTGGCCCAGAGAGAGGTTAAGGAGGAGGAGACGGCAGAACCTGTGACTGACTGAAATGAGACAGGAGGCAGCAAGAGTGATGTGGGCTTGGGGAGTTGAGTGGACAGTGGGGCCTCTGCCCAAGAAGGGAGACCTGGGAGAGGAGCTGGGGTCTGGCCCATCCCTCCTGCTTCATCTCTGAAGAAGGCGCTGTAGAAAGTGCTAAGTGTAAATGGTAGCTGCTTCTGCAGCCTGACTGGCACATAGCAGTAGTGTCCTAGTCAACATTCATTAGGGCACTctctagaaaaaaagagaaaaaaaaggaagttgtAGTGTTTGCCATTTTCATGGAATAAATACTCCTATCATGGCCAATTTTAAGCTTTCCACATGGTGCCAACTGGCTTGCAAAATTCCTGGAAAGTTAATCACGGGTTCCAGCCTTGTTACACTCCATCATTGCAAGTATTTAAGAGGGAAAGCTCTCCAAACCTTTTGGTATGAAGCTTGGTCCCTTCTCACCCACTGCCACCCTGACTTCTCTTCCACAGAAGCTGAGCTCCTTAGGAAAATTCGCATCCACATGAGAGCCCTAGACATGCTCCAGAAGGCCTCCTCCCCCATCGCCCCCTCCAGCAGCCAGGCTGACCCACAGCCTCGAACAGCCACCCGCACCCGGGAGGAAAAGCTTGGGTTTCTGCACACTGACTTTGGATTCCAGCCTCGGGTGAATCCTGCTGTCCCTGATTACGAGGAGCTTTACAAGGCCTTCCAGAAGCGAGCTGCCAAGAGAAGAGACACCCGGGAGGCAACGCGCAACAAGCCCTTTCTGCTGAGAACCGCCAGCCTGTGTCACACGCGGAGGCCCTGTGATGTCGCCGCCTCCGAAGGTAGAAAGGTGAGAGCTCAGGCGGGAAGGCCAGGGCTGAGGCCCAAACACAGGAGGGCCCAAGTCTCAAAGGAAGGCGCTTCTCTCAACAgttttctgtcttaaaaaaataaaaagacactggCTCATCTGTAAGCAGATTCACAGATCCTAAATATTTATGACCACAAGAatacttcccttcctttcttctgggtAGAGGGACTTTGCAGAAAGAAGTCCAAGCAAGTCTGGAAGCCAGGGAGTTGGGATCCATTAGCCACGTCCCAGTACCAATTCCAAAGAACTCTTCTCTAATTAAAAACTTTGGGATTGATATCCAAGTCTTGGCCCTTAGATCTCATTACCCTTGTTTTAAtcccaagaaagaaatgaagactcTGACTAGTACTTCACCACAGTTGAATCCCAGTGAAGACAAGAAACTAATTGCACATGCTGTCCCACCAACATCAGCCTTTGTTTCTTCTAGGAATCTCCACAGCCACCCGCCACACGCCTGTCGAGGAGTCGTTCTCTGAATGGCCTTGCTTCCCTCTCTGCCAACACCCTCCCCGTACATATCACAGACGCCACCAGGAAGCGGGAATCTGCGGTCCGGTGAGTGGTCAGGCTACACGAGACTCTTGGTGCTCGGATCTTGGCCCAAATGCTGGAACGCACCCATCTGCTGAGCCTCCTCTCCTGTTATCAGAGAGACGGAGAAAGGGGTGAAAGGGGAGCCTCTGATCAGGACAGGAATTCATGTGACCCTCACACACTAAGTGCTGCAGAATGCCAAGCCATCACTCAGCCAGTATCCTTGGGGGAGTGACTTTGTGCTGGGCACAGTGTTAAAGTTGGAGATACCTTATGGAACCTATAGTTTAATATCTAGtctgaaatacagaaaagcaaagaagcaaCTATTATATCTTGTGAGTAGTATAATGATGGGGGAATATGGGGAACTGTAGGGGCACTGGGCAGCCTGGGTCTCTTGTAATAGATGTCTAAGGTGAAACCTGAAGAATGAGGAGTCAACCAGACAAaggctggaaagaaagaagtttccaaacagatGGAGATTCATTGGTGAAAGAGGAAGCTATAGGAACAGGAATTCAGAGAAGCCTGAACCTATGTGTGTGACCCTGCCATTAAGATGAGGTATCCATGGCAGAGATTTGAGATTTTCTGATTCATCTTGGGGAACTATTTTAAGTCAGTTGGGAAACAGGAGCCCCCTCATTTTTAACTCTTTAACTGACCTGACAGTCCTGGCGGTGGTCTCATCCAGCCAGTGCCCCCAGCAGGAGTTCCTCCAGCAGGCCTCTGAGCTGAAGACAGCAGGCGTGGTCACAGTGTAACAGGTGGCTTAGCCCTGGGAGGACGGGCATCTCAGTGCCCTCCTGTGGGGCTCACAGGAGTGCACAGAATCTCCTTGGCTGCTGAAGACCCACAACAGggattttagaaatatatttagaatCTAAAGGATATTCCCTTCTTCCTCAAATTTCAAAGCTGCTAAATCAAGGCTCAGTGCATCAGTATTCTGAGGTCTCACTATGATAGGTCTCATGAACCAGAGGGTGGTCCACCTGCAGAGGATGTCCATGTCTGCGTTCTGGCAATAGGGAGTTTGACGTTTTAGCAGATTAAACTTCCCCACTCTCCTTCCTAGTATATCCATTTGAATATAAACATCCAACTGCAAGAGTCTTGActtttttggtagaattctcaATAGTACCTTGTAGAATATTTACACAAACTGAATGCTGCAAGTTAACCCCAAATTGTCTGTGCATTGAAGGAGACCCATTTCCAGGTCTCTGTGGAAATGCAAATATGTATTCCCAAAGGACCATGAATTCAGGCACCTTCCAATCTACCATTTACAGCACAGTTGTCAAGGGCAGAGGCTTGggagtcagacatcctggttCTAATTTTGGCTTTCACTTACATGTTGGGTAGCTTTGAGCAAGTAGCTTACCCTCGAGGCCCAGTCTTGTTGCCTATAAACAGGGAGACTTACTGTCCTTACCTCAGATGGCGGCTGTTAGGATTACAAAAGCTAATGGCTATAAAGTACTTATTGGTGCTTGTTTGTACTTGGGTCAGTGTAGGTAGCTCAGCAAATGGTGGTTATTAGTATTACTGTTTCCAGATAGCAGGAAGCCTGAGTGTAAGAGTATTTTATCTCATGTCTTCCAGTTCAATTGATGAACTTCTTCTAGGGTAGAAACTCACTGTCCATGGTGCTGGAAAAGCTTCATCTGCCAGTGCATTTAAACACAGAATCTTATTCTTTCTGAAATCCCACTGTGGTAAATTAGTCACCTGTTCATAGAAAAAACCAACTGACTTTCCAGAGAGGTTACTAAGATTGCTTTAAATTATACCCAGGTTggtcatctgtatttcttctttgcctCTTCCCTTTAGATGTTCACTTGAGAAAAAGGACAAAGCAGATGAAAGTACTCAGTGGTTGGAGATGCATAAAAAGAAGTGTCAGGCGATATCTAAATCTGTCACCTTGCGTGCAAAAGCCATGGATCCCCATAAAAGCCTGGAGGAGGTGTTCAAAGCAAAGCTGAAAGAGAATCGGTCAGTGTCCTCCATGTGTCAAAGGGATAACTATCTTGGGAGCCATTTGCCTTGAAAATGGGGTTATTACAGTAGGCTCCTGTAATCATAGTCAAGAATTTTGCCAGGTAGTTAGGAATTTCCAATGTCTATGGGAGTTACTCCATTTAACTGGAATTAAAGGTACTCCAGATTGGAAAAACCTGGAATTCACTCTAAAAGTCTTTATTAATTTCAGGAACAATGACCGTAAAAGAGCAAAAGAGTATAAGAAAGAActggaggaaatgaagaaaagaatacaAAGGCGGCCGTATCTCTTCGAACAGGTTACCAAGGTAAATCTAaagtatcatttattttcttgtcttggATGAGATGGCTCTTAGACATTATGAAACAGTTTAATATCTGGGTATTAAACACTTCCCTTAGGCTCAGAAAGATTCTAAATTTGGCTCATTTTATTATTACTACCTTTCCCAAAGTAAGTAGTGCATTGGTGAACACTGGACTGATTTCATCCAAGACTGGATTCCAAAGGCATTTATAAAGGGATATTTCTCTTCCTGGGGTTTTCACTATAGTTTACAGTTTGAATCAGAATGGAGGTTAGATCCTAGACATACAATTGACAGTCTGGCGCTGTTGGGAGTATCTCTAACTTGCTAACATCACCTCTCCTCCTGTAGTGCTGGTGCCCCGGGCATCCCCAGCCTCTAGAGCTGTGGCACATTTATAGGTCCTCAGGGGTTGGGATGCTTGCAAGTAACCCCACAAGGCCTCTTCCAGGTTATGTGGCTTTCTGACTGCAAGATTCTCTTTAATATGTTCTCTAGACTTTCAGGGAAGTTGGACTCAGTTGAGATTTCCCTAAGGAAGCTCTGGAGTTAACTTGAACAGCCTTAGAAAGGCCACCATCCCAGACAGCTTTGAGATGCATCAGACCCTGTAGATCTCTCTCCTCTCCAGAGTTTCAAACAAAAGTTGGCATTCTGTAGTGACCTGGATCCAAATGCTGGGCATTATCAGTGCATTACTGAGGCATTTCCTGGGTCCAGTCCTCCCTAGCTCCCTGCgtattacacatacacacactggatTGTCTTGGATTTACTTAGCAACTTAGATTTCTAAGTAAAAATTTCTCATAATGAATTTTGCTCTTTATGTTAGCTTTTTCCTAGGAAGCTCACTCTCAGATCTCAAAAGATCTTTCACCACTCTGGGGAAAAATATCACTTAAacaaatatgcaaaaaataaCCCTTTTCTGGTCTACATACAGACCATCCATCCTGTTAAGAATGTTACTAGTGCACCTTATTTTCAGTCTGTTATACGTAAGTGTTCCTGATGATGGTTTGGTTGCTTTTGAATCTTAAATGTTTTTAGTCCATCTTTTTCATTGTTGTCTCACTTGGTCTTCCAAAAATCTGAATCCTTGGCTGGCAAAGGTGTGGTTCCCAAAACAGCAACTGGCATCTCCTGAGAGTATTAGAAACACAGAATTGCAGGCCCCATCTGAGAACTACCAAATGAGTATCTACATTGTAATCCGATCTTCAGGTAGTTCCTATGTACTTTGAAGCTTGAAAACGAGACTCTAAGTAATTTTCATACAAATCTGTGTACAGCATTAACGGTGGGGTGGTGGGATGGGAAAGAAGTATTAAAGCATACAGATTAAACAGGCAGTTTAGAATTAATCTGGTAATTCAGCTATAGCAGATTCATTTCTATTCCACAGGACCTTGCCAAAAAGGAAGCAGAACAGCGGTATCGAGACACCCTGAagcaggctgggctggatgaagactTTGTGAGGAACAAGGGTCAGGGCAGCCGGGCTCTACAGTGGAAGGAGCAGTGGGAAGTCGGTGATTGTCCCAGGTGATTGGGGTCATCCTGCAGCTCTCGAGCTGCATCTCTAGCAGTGCTGCTGGGAGGAAGCTTTAGAACACTCATTCATATTCTGAGGTCACAATCCTATACTAACAAGTATACTAAACCAGGAATCTCCAAGTAACACATTTAAATTTGGTGCGTAGTGCAGTTGTGAATAAAATATAACCATTGTATATTAGGTCTAGATTCCTTCAATATGAAACAGATCATTTTTCCAATTTCAGTCCAATGCCTTCACTTCTGAAGAAAAATCATGTATACTTTTACTTCCTATTAAATGTTAAATTACACTCTGACAAATGAAGACAGAAACCTTTATAGAGCCCAATAAAAGCTGTAAAATCTTGATCAAagcctttcttttccctttagcaTGGTCACCATGGCTTGTTCAaatccagaatttttaaaaagtaactcatTAGCACCAACTCCTCCATTGATATCATCTGAGTCAAAGGGAAAAAAGTAcagtatttccatttctctcaaaCTTTGTTTTGTTAAGTCCTAGCAGCCCTTTCCCTAATTCCTATCTCAGTTTTCCCCCTAGAAATTTGCCTTTATTATCACAGAGAATAATGATAATGTTGAAACCAAACTTATGCCTTACATGATGGttcctttaaaacttaaaattgtaTAATGCTTTAATTTATTCTGCAGCACTCATGAAACTACAAAACGTGGCAGCAGGAATCCACAGCAGGATTTAGAAGAATCTCTGGAACAGCTTTCAAGTCCCAAGAAAGAACTGGAGGAGCTGTCTTACAAATTACCAGATAATTTCAGAACACTTGCTTAATAAGGATACTTACAATACTGCTTTTGAATAATATCAAGCAGCAAACTTGGGCAAAACTTGGATTTTGAGTCATGGTTACTTCTGGAGAATGGGGGAAAGAAAAGTAGATAACAGAGAATGATCCAAGttaaatcaaagtgaaaagttCAAGATGGAGAGATCAGAGCTGATTAATGGTTCTTGTGCCTCACACTTAAGCATTTGTACAGAAAAAAGGTGTAAGccttcctggtcaggaaacaaatGGGTCATATGGGCTAGCTGTAAGACAGCAGGAGATAGAAGAGAGACTTGAAAATATTGTCCTGCTGAACTATCAGCCTAGAATTGCCAGATAAACCACATTTTCAACAGAAACCAGAAATCTGCATGTTGgcaactaatttaaaaattactgggaatcccctggtggtccagtggttaggactctgctttcactgccaaggtgtgggttcattccctagtcagggaattaagatcccacaagctgcatggcccAGGCCCGCCcccaaaaaaattatttggaaataatgtgGGGCAAAACAATTCACATTCGTGTATCAGATTTAGCCCATGGGGGATGACACCTTGGCAACCCAAAATACAGGGTTTCCAGTCTGAACACTATCGACATTTTGGGCCAGATGACACCTTTGGGTGAGGGAGCTATATGCTGTAGAATGTTCAGCAGCACCCATGGCCTGGCCTGGACTCACTAGATGCCGAGAGCACCCCTctccccagttgtgacaaccaaaaatgtctccagatattgcaAAAAGTCCCCTGGGTGGCAAAATGTCCTTGGTTGAAGATCACTGttctaatataaaaataagtgtAAGTTCTAGTATAAAATTGGCATTTTAAAAGTAGAAGTATGAACTCAGGGTAATTATGCATGTCATTAACAAACTAAGAACGATCACTGTAATTACTTTAAACAGCAGTTAATTCTTTGCTGTATCTGCTCAGAATGTGCcactgtgtgcatgtatgtactgTGTCAGCAAGAGGTTCAGTTTAATAAATTTGAAACTTCTTCTGACAGCCATGACGTCCTACTAGTAGGTCATCTTTGGACGCTTTTCTTCTCAGCAATAATAATTAGATATTCTCTCTCAGTAACTGTAAAGATAGGATGATAGCAAGAGTGCCTGCTCTAACAGGAGAACGTTGATCATGCTTTTTAAACTACCTTTCTGGAAAGATTCAAGAATATCTGTTATTACTGCCATTTTTCCAGACTCAAACACAGTCCTTTTGGTGATAACAAGAGTGATACTCTAATAACTACCATCTGGGTTTGTTAGTTGGAGATGAAGATGCTCGTGTGAGGTGCCCTAAGACTTCTGAGCTCAGTTTTACCTGCATGGACTCCTAAGCGTAAATCAGTGCCCCATCTTAAAGGGAAAGGCTGCATTATTTTCTTAATCTACTCtctaagaaaacaaatttgtttaAAACAAGGAGCCAAAAAACTGACCAGCTgttttatttaaaggaaaaacaattgaAGCTCtgaatcat is a window encoding:
- the FAM161B gene encoding protein FAM161B, with protein sequence MTVGRSAGASGGAQWNHQIFSPKSSSDTDADKELNGDGLVLPRAGKLSEFLSPEEETDSTSDSTGSFFETLQALRQKDRWCLLESLYPSDPDSNESLSEEDEDLEHFFRDEDRGKPQVQYPPSARCGSVRRCSSWVTLPSRTPKAQPQPPSSSRPPSQQRSISSWVSSITVPQPFRMTLREARKKAQWLASPASFEPERRQAEKQGREEAECHRQFRAQPVPAHVYLPLYQEVMERNEARRQAGIQKRKELLLSSLKPFSFLEKEERRKQAALQRDLAAAAAATAKVPKQKATRRIPKSILEPALGDKLQEAELLRKIRIHMRALDMLQKASSPIAPSSSQADPQPRTATRTREEKLGFLHTDFGFQPRVNPAVPDYEELYKAFQKRAAKRRDTREATRNKPFLLRTASLCHTRRPCDVAASEGRKESPQPPATRLSRSRSLNGLASLSANTLPVHITDATRKRESAVRCSLEKKDKADESTQWLEMHKKKCQAISKSVTLRAKAMDPHKSLEEVFKAKLKENRNNDRKRAKEYKKELEEMKKRIQRRPYLFEQVTKDLAKKEAEQRYRDTLKQAGLDEDFVRNKGQGSRALQWKEQWEVGDCPSTHETTKRGSRNPQQDLEESLEQLSSPKKELEELSYKLPDNFRTLA